Proteins from one Leptonema illini DSM 21528 genomic window:
- a CDS encoding transposase, translated as MGKRGQHYDDSFRRMAVDRWIRGGKTSKEVADDLGISVNSLRAWKALYLSEPGGP; from the coding sequence ATGGGCAAAAGAGGCCAGCATTACGATGATAGCTTTCGCAGAATGGCGGTGGATCGGTGGATTCGCGGCGGCAAAACCAGCAAAGAGGTGGCAGACGATCTTGGGATCTCAGTCAATTCCTTGAGAGCATGGAAAGCGCTGTATCTATCAGAGCCGGGTGGTCCT
- a CDS encoding IS3 family transposase: LNRRRNNINGLIIHSDRGVQYASKDYRDVLKGKKISQSMSRKGNCWDNAVQESFFHTLKTECLYRIGFIPNFEDLRRILFDYIEVFYNRKRRHSALGYLSPTAYAQQIA; the protein is encoded by the coding sequence CTTGAATCGAAGGAGGAATAATATCAATGGCCTGATTATACATTCAGATCGCGGGGTACAATATGCATCGAAAGACTATCGCGATGTATTGAAAGGTAAGAAGATAAGCCAGAGCATGAGTCGCAAAGGGAACTGCTGGGACAATGCTGTTCAGGAATCGTTCTTTCATACCTTGAAGACTGAATGTTTATACAGAATCGGGTTTATTCCAAATTTTGAAGACCTACGAAGAATTCTGTTTGACTATATCGAAGTATTCTACAACCGTAAAAGGAGGCATTCTGCTCTCGGGTATTTAAGTCCGACAGCCTATGCACAGCAAATTGCATGA
- the queF gene encoding preQ(1) synthase, whose translation MDLHLSETYDGKQDHIRDLVLPDIEVFQNIYSDRDYRIELEFPEFTAICPKTGLPDFGVVYLSYVPDQHCLELKSLKEYFFAYRNIGIFHENVVNRICEDVAHACKPRELDVRAVYNVRGGITTTVSTSYKAK comes from the coding sequence ATGGATCTGCATCTCTCTGAAACCTACGACGGTAAACAGGATCATATACGAGATCTCGTCTTGCCCGATATCGAGGTCTTTCAGAACATCTACAGCGACCGCGATTACCGCATCGAGCTCGAATTCCCCGAATTCACCGCCATCTGCCCGAAAACCGGACTGCCCGATTTCGGCGTCGTCTACTTGAGCTATGTGCCCGACCAGCATTGTCTCGAACTGAAAAGCCTGAAAGAGTATTTCTTCGCCTATCGCAACATCGGCATCTTTCACGAAAACGTGGTGAACCGCATCTGCGAGGACGTGGCTCACGCCTGCAAACCGCGGGAACTTGATGTGCGCGCCGTTTATAACGTCCGCGGAGGGATCACGACGACCGTCTCGACTTCTTATAAAGCGAAGTAA
- a CDS encoding RHS repeat-associated core domain-containing protein, protein MARFVYEPFGKVNSDLTDLDPDRNGIHYGETFMFTGQEFEPETGLYNYKARIYDPETGRFLQPDPVHTDQPGQDNWDRYQYVWNNPVNFVDPDGQAGCFPNTMYGHNFSGPSACGILPDASERFLVNGLLMIALLAPPEARQRLTNILVLLWFANFRPKNSLTKVDKVSMRHDVEQKHVFDTTHKKKSIDADWRWIRDGWGAMFSSNYFPDTYQREYEIMSRI, encoded by the coding sequence GTGGCACGATTCGTGTATGAGCCGTTCGGTAAGGTGAATTCTGATCTGACCGATCTTGACCCGGACCGTAACGGCATACACTACGGTGAGACGTTTATGTTCACGGGACAGGAATTTGAGCCTGAGACGGGCCTGTATAACTACAAAGCACGGATTTATGATCCGGAGACGGGAAGATTCTTACAGCCTGATCCTGTGCATACAGACCAGCCGGGGCAGGATAACTGGGATAGATATCAGTATGTTTGGAATAACCCGGTGAATTTTGTCGATCCAGATGGGCAGGCCGGCTGCTTTCCTAACACCATGTACGGTCACAACTTTAGCGGACCGAGCGCCTGCGGAATTCTGCCGGATGCGTCTGAGCGATTCTTAGTGAATGGCCTTCTGATGATAGCATTGCTTGCTCCTCCTGAAGCGAGGCAAAGACTTACAAACATTCTGGTACTACTGTGGTTTGCCAACTTTCGGCCTAAAAATTCTTTGACCAAAGTGGACAAAGTGTCAATGCGCCATGATGTTGAGCAAAAGCACGTGTTCGACACAACCCACAAAAAGAAATCCATTGATGCTGATTGGCGCTGGATAAGAGATGGCTGGGGGGCTATGTTTAGCAGCAATTATTTTCCCGATACATACCAACGGGAATATGAGATTATGTCCCGAATTTAG
- a CDS encoding alpha/beta hydrolase: MQSRSILHHTFHSTDGLDLYGRSHLASDPDLHVIIQHGLGEHGGRYERLVERLNDRNISVHLMDLRGHGRSGGRRGDAAGVAELALDLEAFFAQLKELADLKRPVLLGHSLGGAVAATFALRHSNQFHLAGLAVSAAPFAVALNIFQRLKQGAGRLLNTVAPDLILDSGLDPADLSHDQAVVEAYRRDPLVHGKLSVRLGLSILSCGKELIEQAPRLQIPLWAAHGSEDRITDPTGTEQFFLKAGTDEKSLDIYEGLFHEIFNEPDPDPIEDFLQFVEECLI; the protein is encoded by the coding sequence ATGCAATCCCGCAGCATACTGCATCATACGTTTCACAGCACAGACGGATTGGATCTGTACGGGCGCTCCCATCTTGCCTCAGACCCTGATCTGCATGTCATTATACAGCACGGCCTCGGCGAACATGGAGGCCGTTACGAGAGGTTGGTCGAACGACTCAACGATAGAAACATCAGCGTGCATCTGATGGACCTGCGCGGTCATGGCCGCTCGGGCGGTCGTCGGGGTGATGCTGCCGGAGTGGCCGAGCTCGCCCTGGACCTTGAGGCCTTTTTTGCACAGCTCAAAGAGCTGGCCGATCTGAAGCGACCTGTTCTACTCGGGCATTCTCTTGGCGGCGCCGTTGCCGCGACCTTTGCGCTGCGCCATTCCAATCAATTCCATCTGGCCGGCCTGGCCGTAAGCGCCGCTCCGTTTGCCGTCGCGCTCAATATCTTTCAGCGACTGAAGCAGGGAGCAGGACGGCTGCTCAATACGGTCGCCCCCGATCTGATTCTCGATTCGGGCCTTGATCCGGCCGACCTCTCACACGACCAGGCGGTGGTGGAGGCCTACCGGCGAGATCCGCTCGTTCACGGAAAGCTGAGCGTGCGTCTCGGCCTGTCCATCCTCTCATGCGGCAAAGAGCTGATCGAGCAAGCCCCTCGTCTCCAGATTCCCCTGTGGGCGGCGCATGGATCCGAGGATCGCATCACCGACCCGACGGGAACAGAGCAGTTTTTTCTCAAAGCCGGCACCGACGAGAAATCGCTCGATATTTACGAAGGGCTCTTTCACGAGATCTTCAACGAACCCGATCCCGATCCGATCGAGGATTTTCTTCAGTTCGTTGAGGAATGTCTGATCTGA
- a CDS encoding sugar nucleotide-binding protein: MHDGSTEKDRPAVLCLGAGFTTRYLARHFDAEVRFLSREVPGDLSSYNKEEPFRPQIIVDSIPPVRDGDRLLNPLYREQWQGFADAVFIHLSSTSVYDRDTPLVSEKTPAVPEDARGQGRLDLEEAVLAVVPDAVILRCGGIYGPGRCLPLSIAKGQAAHVPTDNRYVSRIHVQDLCRLILAVGQSLYKEGAISPALSSGAGLPSMLPGDERRNLLLAVDPSPSPTAETLAFIQDRWALSVPEVAGPVIGRRMQSLYSERFGLFDFPDYKAGFVHCMQGF, encoded by the coding sequence ATGCATGACGGTTCGACTGAGAAAGATAGGCCTGCCGTTCTCTGCCTCGGCGCCGGCTTCACGACGAGATATCTCGCCCGACATTTCGATGCCGAGGTGCGCTTTCTGTCGCGAGAAGTGCCCGGCGATCTGAGTTCTTATAATAAAGAAGAACCCTTTCGACCACAGATCATCGTTGATTCCATCCCACCCGTACGTGACGGCGACAGGCTTTTAAACCCGCTCTATCGAGAGCAGTGGCAGGGCTTTGCCGATGCCGTGTTTATCCATCTGAGTTCGACATCGGTCTATGATCGTGATACGCCTCTTGTTAGCGAAAAGACGCCTGCGGTGCCCGAAGATGCACGAGGGCAGGGGCGACTTGATCTGGAAGAGGCGGTGCTTGCCGTCGTACCCGATGCCGTGATTCTCAGATGTGGAGGCATCTATGGCCCCGGTCGGTGCCTGCCTTTATCGATCGCTAAAGGCCAGGCGGCGCATGTGCCGACCGACAATCGCTACGTTTCTCGCATCCATGTTCAGGATCTGTGTCGTCTGATTCTGGCCGTCGGCCAATCACTCTATAAAGAAGGTGCCATATCGCCGGCTCTCAGCTCAGGAGCGGGCCTGCCGTCAATGCTTCCGGGGGATGAGCGCCGCAACCTGCTTCTGGCCGTGGATCCGTCTCCGTCGCCTACGGCCGAGACGCTTGCCTTTATTCAGGATCGCTGGGCACTTTCCGTTCCCGAGGTCGCCGGCCCGGTAATTGGTCGTCGCATGCAATCGTTATACAGCGAGCGTTTCGGGTTGTTTGACTTCCCTGATTATAAAGCGGGCTTTGTGCATTGCATGCAGGGCTTTTGA
- a CDS encoding phasin-related domain-containing protein has translation MEKVEKILQDVLNAGIALFRAGEGSVASAVADVKKTFEELKTKGAADNSESAVKLRKILDDIVKQAGDLNNKASGTYGDSVKQLQDLYAKASAEIEKIVPKEQLDQVKGKVDELSKAIQAKVEEVTKTVKEKTGGTGAGPTAV, from the coding sequence ATGGAAAAAGTAGAGAAGATTCTTCAAGACGTACTGAATGCCGGCATTGCGCTTTTCCGCGCAGGCGAAGGCTCCGTAGCATCTGCCGTAGCAGACGTAAAAAAGACGTTTGAAGAGCTGAAAACAAAAGGCGCTGCCGATAACAGTGAGTCTGCAGTTAAACTGCGCAAGATCCTCGACGATATCGTCAAGCAAGCCGGCGACCTGAACAACAAGGCCAGTGGCACCTACGGAGATTCCGTAAAGCAACTGCAAGACCTTTATGCAAAGGCTTCGGCTGAGATCGAGAAGATCGTTCCGAAAGAGCAGCTGGACCAGGTAAAAGGCAAGGTTGACGAACTCAGCAAAGCCATCCAGGCAAAAGTTGAAGAAGTTACGAAAACCGTAAAAGAAAAGACCGGTGGAACCGGAGCTGGCCCGACCGCCGTTTGA
- a CDS encoding RHS repeat-associated core domain-containing protein has protein sequence MVSFVFILLPVLTGLQPVIGAPSFSDGLLPGDLPEATPGPGGDLNVDIPVPMPAPTGGGGIELSLSLSGGQSGLLGNWDLDGLSFIQRERRDGILYNSTDSFSISAGGRLVHNGDHYRSEIDNGTIYRAEGSCGNGPCIWTAYLPDGGRMIFGETTNSRVRGPADIVEASSTVLTWHLSRVVDNNGNYATVEYDRDQGQIFPIGIEYTKNDETSLAGRRVEFVYEEKPVQKIVYSAGIRKDLRRVLRAIRSFYKGEEIFAQEFSYEADALSGAYRLVSVGERIRGQQLRSPITLQYRQASPTPSYRQRSGNTGVGTPDAGKCKSAADWCYASSFSDFLDPTAKAIVDGMCTAYQLDGWIDRCATGNTWQAADLSGDGRMEFTAATDDRSGNGLTVLPLHDATGDFTASPHKGEKGTTFFADMNGDGRDDLVGLQIHNGFPTTYSLTVSMRTNTGFAAPVYFRPPNGMGMGYDPDLHLKQILLFLISMKLSSEAAKKQRGSDFYGRTKGIIGPSGAHMLFGTGRFNRSAVNSLLLGQVVLSGQGSPDNYSQIADMNGDGLVDFVRLISPTVISVAFNTGSGFGGDVTSSIDAGIGTGGEFTPSTGVNLEAVGDRNGDGNVDDLDVQDLMDDPTLTDEQKAAYINVGGSYTRLDGFRSMGDVNGDGIPDFITLIKDGSQHRLKAYLGRSDGRFVSYILSDLLDPGASGSRYMLDANGDGYTDFVRLTGPGYEYLTVTYGTGTGFGESVSHHVGTSVEMGRTFADMDGDGTPDFVRFVSDNGGYLARVRFFRGDGYGGSDVSLDFRHSNSSSLNSRFVFYGDTNGDGRAELIAPRGGAVDIYGPPADSPELLASISNGYQKLSIAYQTAAESGVIDTNLAHRESGATIQANSAPRFLVSEIEVSGKTGKKARTTFSYQGDLIRLGPTRQDSKGLGPEKRITRSYVWNGAWVQAPTYTEEEFVHRHPTYGYDAAGLPSRNLVRRTSDDSVLQEESYAFTDTATVAGTKRFSPSNQTSVNRTMTLEGGGALEIRKTHTVLAFDSLGNPTCSVESVSYNGQVSGGETRATKTTFSYSSDGTRPFALPVEETVRAGSNCDAGTMLSYRTFGYDSVGNATVVSEGPSAATLVTTLRTYDAVGNVLTETRFGRTTTQVYDSDTRTQVIRTISPMGLESVRDYDLALGLLLKETDSDGRIIEYTYDELGRKLTATLKPPGLLSGSHILETNEYSFDPTDGSSTTTTTKATAGTGTVSQITQVDEWGRTIAARRSSAGGWITTDRQYDIFDRPVRESLPYFDGQSAPGYSETTYDSLGRPIRITRPGPNGTNTQELEPGVVAMTSFTSDDGVTLVGLAQKEDRQNGQVVYQYKTADGRALVTLHSTAYSTPNQPDTQVSGWNRTRYHYDGRGQLRQITRGIGTSRTPAEDSDLTSYVVYDEWGRRSQVYDPDKGISRYTYTEDGQPLCDTDPDGLTICRSYDTYGRLLSVTRQSDGKVLSQYFYDESQSTLGTGRLTSVKDESGTRRMHYDALTGKPARIERTYNALGNEKQFDIENTYDETGALVKRTFPSINVSLRYDYHAGGPLAAMQIEDPDRRILSSGSVFDVVRTSIPDALGNIGTITYGNGVVIQSRYSTTGVLQQITTQGNALLSDYTYRWNDEGMLVEKQDLLAADGINRSEQFSYDTSRRLVEATGPYGDRNTPHRTLQYAYGVDGQPIVADEKVYNYDVSNPHRLKSFNQRSYAYDNDTTPDKNKGLVVEKRAPGNVVSRFQYHWTGRIKQAQTINGATITTVDYEYDTEGSRFIKRTDLGGIVTEIHDLSSDYRVHADGTSEVHTIEVRNGNEPVARFRFQDNHHNSGVWAPSSLFGHRLGADLLRIALLEDGITKLPSLMAYAAHDAYYAAKLLPQIQNRARLLVMLYWTLAAIVALAALTLLVRNWRRNPDDGPGLLPVGVYRFGSILALLSFSATGCIQRPSTEDGSQYLLLANGSTGSSSEGGSGSNSSTMSVLGAFYFISTHNGSTDIVTNSDGVAVARFLYEPFGKVNSDLTDLDPDRNGIHYGETFLFTGQEFEPETGLYNYKARIHDPETGRFLQPDPVHTDQPGQDNWDRYQYVWNNPVNFVDPDGEAGCFPNTMYGHNFSGPSACGILPDASERFLINYLLLIEAFVPEAQKKEFRTILIAYWLMTKRPKKPITKVDRVSMRHDIEQKHVFDTTHKKKSIDADWRWIRDGWGAMFSSNYFPDTYQREYDATPEWWGDARGLVAGINTIGTFMADLFVLSVGTRLFGLHIMVNAIATAGDALARTVTPSRDIVMRKSIEIRTPIGNIRSTLNMKLLDKDRFKNLNRI, from the coding sequence GTGGTTTCGTTTGTTTTCATACTGTTGCCGGTTTTAACGGGCCTGCAACCGGTGATCGGCGCCCCGTCCTTTAGCGACGGGCTTCTGCCCGGCGACCTGCCCGAGGCGACGCCCGGACCTGGGGGCGATTTGAACGTGGACATTCCTGTTCCCATGCCTGCTCCGACAGGCGGCGGAGGCATTGAGCTTTCCCTGTCCCTGTCAGGCGGTCAGAGCGGCCTGCTTGGTAACTGGGATCTGGACGGCCTGAGCTTTATTCAACGGGAAAGGCGAGACGGTATCCTGTATAACAGCACGGATTCGTTTTCCATCTCTGCCGGCGGACGGCTGGTTCATAACGGAGACCACTACCGCTCGGAAATCGACAACGGAACCATTTATAGAGCAGAAGGAAGCTGTGGAAATGGCCCATGCATCTGGACGGCTTATCTTCCCGACGGAGGGCGGATGATCTTCGGCGAAACGACGAACAGTCGCGTCAGAGGGCCGGCCGATATCGTCGAGGCGTCTTCGACCGTCCTCACCTGGCATCTCTCGCGTGTGGTCGATAATAACGGTAACTACGCCACGGTGGAGTACGACAGAGATCAGGGGCAGATCTTTCCCATCGGTATCGAGTACACTAAGAACGATGAAACCTCTCTGGCCGGCAGGCGGGTCGAGTTCGTTTACGAAGAAAAACCGGTCCAGAAGATCGTGTACTCGGCAGGTATTCGTAAGGACCTGAGGCGGGTCCTGCGCGCCATCCGCTCATTTTACAAGGGCGAAGAGATCTTCGCGCAGGAATTCTCGTACGAGGCCGATGCCCTGTCGGGAGCGTATCGACTGGTCTCTGTCGGTGAGAGGATACGCGGTCAACAGCTACGCTCCCCCATCACGCTACAGTATCGTCAGGCATCGCCAACTCCATCATACCGGCAGCGCAGCGGCAATACGGGCGTGGGCACGCCCGACGCAGGCAAGTGCAAATCGGCCGCAGACTGGTGTTATGCATCGAGCTTCAGCGACTTTCTCGATCCTACGGCGAAGGCCATCGTCGACGGTATGTGCACGGCCTACCAGCTCGATGGCTGGATCGATCGATGCGCCACAGGGAACACCTGGCAGGCCGCCGACCTCTCAGGCGACGGACGAATGGAATTCACGGCTGCTACGGATGATCGTTCGGGCAACGGGCTTACGGTCCTGCCCCTGCACGACGCGACAGGCGACTTCACAGCGTCGCCTCATAAGGGAGAAAAAGGGACGACCTTCTTCGCCGACATGAACGGCGACGGTCGTGACGACCTTGTCGGTCTGCAAATCCATAACGGCTTTCCTACGACCTACTCTCTAACCGTTTCCATGCGCACGAATACGGGATTCGCCGCCCCCGTCTATTTTCGCCCGCCTAACGGCATGGGGATGGGCTATGATCCCGATCTCCACCTGAAGCAGATTCTACTTTTCCTGATCAGCATGAAGCTATCCAGCGAGGCGGCCAAAAAGCAAAGAGGAAGCGATTTCTACGGACGCACAAAGGGTATCATCGGCCCGAGCGGGGCGCACATGCTCTTCGGAACGGGCCGTTTCAACCGATCCGCAGTGAACTCCCTTCTTCTCGGGCAGGTCGTGCTTTCGGGCCAGGGAAGCCCCGACAACTACAGCCAGATCGCCGATATGAACGGCGACGGGCTCGTAGATTTCGTGCGTCTGATATCGCCGACCGTCATTTCCGTCGCATTCAATACGGGAAGCGGATTCGGCGGCGACGTCACATCAAGCATCGACGCCGGCATCGGAACGGGCGGAGAATTCACTCCGTCGACGGGAGTAAACCTTGAGGCGGTGGGCGATAGAAACGGCGACGGCAACGTGGACGATCTCGACGTACAGGATCTGATGGATGACCCGACGCTGACCGACGAACAAAAAGCGGCGTACATCAACGTCGGCGGTAGTTATACGCGGCTGGACGGCTTCCGATCGATGGGCGACGTGAACGGCGACGGCATTCCCGACTTCATCACGCTCATTAAAGACGGCAGCCAGCATCGCCTCAAGGCCTATCTCGGCCGGAGCGACGGGAGATTCGTGAGCTACATTCTGAGCGATCTGCTCGATCCCGGCGCCTCGGGTTCGCGCTATATGCTCGATGCAAACGGCGACGGTTATACGGATTTTGTGAGACTGACGGGCCCGGGATACGAATATCTAACCGTTACTTACGGAACGGGAACGGGATTCGGAGAGAGCGTCAGTCACCATGTGGGCACAAGCGTCGAAATGGGCCGAACGTTCGCCGACATGGACGGCGACGGCACGCCGGACTTCGTACGATTCGTCTCGGACAACGGAGGCTATCTCGCTCGCGTGCGCTTCTTTCGCGGCGACGGATACGGCGGCAGCGACGTCTCGCTCGATTTTCGCCACAGCAACAGCTCATCTTTGAATTCCCGATTCGTCTTCTATGGCGATACGAACGGCGACGGACGTGCCGAGCTCATCGCCCCCCGGGGCGGAGCCGTCGACATCTACGGCCCGCCTGCGGATTCTCCGGAGCTGCTTGCGTCGATATCAAACGGATATCAAAAGCTTTCCATCGCCTACCAGACGGCGGCGGAATCGGGCGTCATCGATACAAACCTGGCCCATAGAGAGAGCGGCGCCACCATTCAGGCGAACTCCGCGCCGCGATTCCTCGTCTCTGAAATCGAGGTAAGCGGAAAAACGGGAAAAAAAGCAAGAACCACGTTTTCCTATCAGGGCGATCTGATCCGCCTCGGGCCGACCAGACAGGACTCAAAGGGCCTCGGGCCTGAAAAACGCATCACGCGAAGCTACGTATGGAACGGCGCATGGGTGCAGGCTCCCACGTATACGGAAGAGGAATTCGTTCACAGGCATCCGACCTATGGCTACGACGCCGCAGGCTTACCGTCGCGCAACCTCGTCCGACGCACAAGCGACGACTCCGTCTTACAGGAAGAGAGTTATGCCTTTACCGATACGGCGACCGTCGCCGGAACGAAACGCTTCTCGCCGTCGAATCAGACCAGCGTTAACCGCACCATGACGCTCGAAGGAGGCGGTGCGCTTGAGATTCGCAAGACGCATACCGTACTGGCCTTTGACTCGCTCGGGAATCCGACGTGTAGCGTGGAAAGCGTCTCTTACAACGGTCAGGTCTCAGGCGGAGAAACCCGCGCCACAAAGACGACATTCTCTTATTCAAGCGACGGCACGCGGCCCTTCGCTCTTCCCGTAGAAGAAACCGTAAGGGCCGGCAGTAACTGCGACGCCGGCACCATGCTTTCTTACCGCACGTTTGGATATGACTCCGTCGGCAACGCCACCGTAGTATCGGAAGGGCCCTCGGCGGCCACGCTCGTCACGACTCTTCGCACATATGACGCCGTGGGCAACGTGCTTACAGAGACGCGCTTCGGACGCACCACCACGCAGGTCTATGACTCCGACACGCGCACGCAGGTTATCCGCACCATATCGCCTATGGGACTGGAATCCGTGCGAGACTATGATCTCGCCCTGGGGCTCTTGCTGAAAGAAACCGACTCAGACGGCCGCATCATCGAGTATACGTATGACGAACTCGGCCGTAAGCTCACGGCCACGTTGAAACCGCCAGGGCTCTTATCGGGCTCGCACATCCTCGAAACGAACGAATACTCGTTTGATCCGACAGACGGAAGCTCGACCACGACTACGACAAAGGCGACGGCGGGCACAGGAACCGTCAGCCAGATCACGCAGGTTGATGAATGGGGCCGCACGATCGCCGCCAGGCGCAGTTCAGCCGGCGGCTGGATTACGACGGACCGACAGTATGACATCTTCGATCGTCCCGTAAGGGAATCGCTCCCCTACTTCGACGGACAATCGGCGCCGGGTTACTCCGAAACGACATACGATTCTCTCGGTCGTCCGATTCGCATCACAAGACCCGGACCAAACGGCACCAACACACAGGAGCTTGAGCCGGGCGTCGTAGCCATGACGTCTTTTACAAGCGATGATGGCGTAACGCTTGTCGGCCTCGCGCAGAAAGAGGATCGTCAGAACGGACAGGTCGTCTACCAGTACAAAACCGCCGATGGCCGCGCCCTTGTCACGCTTCACTCCACAGCGTACAGCACGCCAAACCAGCCTGACACACAGGTCAGCGGCTGGAATCGCACACGCTATCACTACGATGGCCGCGGACAGCTGCGACAGATCACACGAGGAATCGGCACCAGCCGCACACCGGCCGAGGACTCCGACCTTACCTCCTATGTCGTCTATGACGAATGGGGCCGCAGATCTCAGGTCTATGACCCTGACAAAGGCATCTCACGTTATACGTACACGGAGGACGGCCAGCCTCTCTGTGACACCGATCCGGACGGGTTAACCATCTGTCGCAGTTATGATACCTACGGGCGTCTGCTATCTGTTACACGACAATCAGACGGCAAGGTTCTCTCGCAGTATTTTTACGACGAATCACAGTCCACGCTCGGAACAGGACGTCTTACCTCCGTAAAAGACGAATCCGGCACACGCCGTATGCATTATGACGCCCTCACCGGCAAACCCGCCCGCATAGAACGCACCTACAATGCTCTCGGCAACGAGAAGCAGTTCGACATCGAGAATACATACGATGAAACAGGCGCCCTCGTGAAAAGAACCTTCCCGTCCATCAACGTCTCGCTCCGTTACGATTACCATGCAGGCGGACCTCTTGCCGCCATGCAGATAGAAGACCCGGATCGCCGGATACTCAGCAGCGGTAGCGTATTCGACGTCGTAAGAACGTCCATTCCGGACGCTCTCGGTAACATCGGCACCATCACATACGGCAATGGAGTGGTGATACAGAGCCGCTACAGCACGACAGGCGTACTGCAACAGATAACCACACAGGGCAACGCCCTGCTGTCGGATTATACGTATCGCTGGAATGACGAGGGTATGCTCGTCGAGAAGCAGGACCTGCTCGCCGCCGACGGCATCAACAGAAGCGAGCAGTTCTCGTATGACACATCACGACGTTTAGTCGAGGCCACTGGCCCGTACGGAGACCGCAACACGCCTCACAGAACGCTCCAGTATGCCTATGGCGTAGACGGCCAGCCCATCGTCGCCGATGAGAAGGTCTATAACTACGACGTCTCCAATCCGCATCGTCTCAAATCGTTTAACCAGCGCAGTTACGCCTACGATAACGACACGACGCCCGATAAGAACAAAGGTCTCGTCGTAGAGAAACGTGCTCCCGGTAACGTCGTATCTCGCTTCCAGTATCACTGGACCGGCCGCATCAAACAGGCCCAGACCATCAACGGCGCCACCATAACGACCGTAGACTACGAATACGACACAGAAGGAAGCCGATTCATCAAGAGAACCGACCTCGGCGGCATCGTCACCGAGATCCACGACCTCTCCAGTGATTACCGCGTGCATGCAGACGGAACCTCAGAGGTCCATACGATAGAAGTCCGCAACGGAAACGAACCCGTAGCAAGGTTTAGATTCCAGGACAACCATCATAACAGCGGTGTCTGGGCACCGAGCAGCCTCTTTGGTCACCGGTTAGGCGCAGATCTACTGCGTATCGCCTTGCTGGAAGACGGCATCACGAAGCTACCGTCTCTCATGGCCTACGCCGCGCATGACGCCTACTACGCTGCGAAGCTATTGCCGCAGATCCAGAACCGCGCACGCCTACTCGTGATGCTCTACTGGACGCTTGCAGCTATCGTAGCACTTGCCGCCCTCACTCTGCTTGTACGTAACTGGCGTCGCAACCCCGACGACGGTCCGGGCCTTTTGCCGGTTGGTGTGTACAGATTCGGCAGCATTCTTGCTCTACTCAGCTTCTCGGCCACAGGATGCATCCAGAGGCCGTCCACGGAGGACGGATCACAGTATCTTCTCTTAGCTAACGGATCGACAGGCTCCAGCAGTGAAGGAGGATCTGGAAGCAACAGCTCTACCATGTCTGTTCTCGGTGCCTTCTATTTTATCTCGACACATAACGGCTCCACAGACATCGTTACGAACAGTGATGGAGTAGCCGTGGCACGATTCCTCTATGAACCCTTTGGTAAGGTGAACTCGGACCTCACGGATCTCGATCCGGACCGAAACGGCATACACTACGGTGAGACGTTTTTGTTCACCGGACAGGAATTCGAGCCCGAGACGGGATTGTATAACTACAAAGCACGGATTCATGATCCGGAGACCGGAAGATTCTTACAGCCTGATCCGGTGCATACAGACCAACCGGGACAGGATAACTGGGATAGGTATCAGTATGTGTGGAATAACCCGGTGAATTTTGTTGACCCGGATGGGGAGGCCGGCTGCTTTCCTAACACCATGTATGGTCACAACTTTAGCGGACCGAGCGCCTGCGGAATTCTGCCGGATGCGTCTGAGCGATTCTTGATCAACTATTTGCTCCTAATCGAAGCCTTTGTGCCGGAGGCACAAAAGAAAGAATTCCGAACAATCCTTATAGCCTATTGGCTTATGACAAAACGGCCGAAAAAGCCTATAACAAAAGTTGACAGAGTGTCCATGCGACATGACATTGAGCAAAAGCATGTATTCGACACAACCCACAAAAAGAAATCCATTGATGCTGATTGGCGCTGGATAAGAGATGGCTGGGGGGCGATGTTTAGCAGCAATTATTTTCCTGATACATACCAACGGGAATATGATGCTACACCAGAATGGTGGGGTGATGCAAGGGGTCTTGTTGCTGGCATAAACACTATCGGAACGTTTATGGCTGACCTTTTTGTTCTGAGCGTAGGCACGCGCCTCTTTGGTCTGCATATTATGGTTAATGCCATTGCAACAGCGGGGGATGCTTTGGCCAGGACTGTGACCCCTTCAAGGGATATTGTCATGAGAAAGTCTATTGAAATAAGAACACCAATTGGGAACATTAGATCAACATTGAACATGAAATTGCTTGATAAGGATCGATTCAAGAACCTGAATAGGATATGA